The following DNA comes from Halorhabdus tiamatea SARL4B.
GCACGGCTGGAGGCCAAAGAGAGCGAGGACACCGCCGAAGACGGAGACGACGAGACGAAATCGACGGGCCGGACGTTCGAGCAGTCCTTCGAGGAGTGGTTCAACGGCCTCGCCGAGATCGAACGGTCGGCCACCGAACGCGACGTCGAGACCGAATACGACGCGATCGTCCTCGCCGAAGCCGGACTGGATCGGCTGGGACTGACCCATCACCTCGACTACCAGGCACTCCCCGACGAGCAGTTCGTTCCCGCGCCCGGGCAGGGCGTCGTCGCCGTCGTCACCGAGGAGGGCGAGACGGCAGAAACGATCCGTGATCTCGTCGACGACGCACGCACGCGCGTCGAAGCGACTGTCGAGCGCACGATCCTCGAAACGCTCGGCGGCGGATGTGTGGCCCCGATAGGCGTCCGCGCGCAATTCAGGGGTCGTGTCGTCACGACGACGGCTCGGGTCCTCGCACCCGACGGAACAGAAGAGATCACGGACCGGCGATCACTCCCCGTCGAGAGCCATCCCGAAGCCGCCCGCGAGATGGGTGAAGACCTCGCTGAGGAGGGAGCAGCTGAACTGATCGAACGCGCCCGCGAGGTCGCGGAGGACGACGAATGAGACCGAGCGTTCGGTGGTCGAGGAGGACCGATGACTGAGGACAGACCGACCGCCGCCGTCTTTCGCCCGGACGACGAGCGACTCGCGAGAGCGGTCGAATCACTCGAATCGCTCGGCGTGAAGCCGATCGCCGACCCGATGCTCGCCGTCGAGCCGACCGGGAACCTCCCCCGAACGGACGCCGACGCCGTCGTCTTCACGAGCAAGACCGGGGCCGAACTGGTCGCCGGCGAGTGGACCCCCGGCGACGCGACGGTGTGTGCGATCGGTGAGCCGACGGCAGACGCACTTCGAGCGAACGGCACCGAAGTCGACGTCGTCCCCGAGACGTACTCCTCGACGGGACTGGTCGAAACCCTCGGCGAGCGAGTCGACGGGTCGCGAGTCGAGGTCGCACGCAGCGACCACGGCAGCGACGTGTTGCTCGACGGGCTGGAGTCGGCCGGCGCGTACGTCCACGAGACGGTGCTCTATCGACTCGTCCGACCCGAAAGAGCGGGCGAGTCCGTCGAACTCGCTGCCGATGGCGGCCTCGACGCCGCGCTGTTCACATCGTCGTTAACTGTCGAACACTTCCTGGCGATCGCGACGGAACGGGGCCACCGGGAGAGAGTGCTCGACGGACTGGCCGACGCCGTCGTCGGTGCGATCGGCGAACCGACGCGGGAGACCGCCAGCGACCACGGAATAGAGGTCGACGTCGTCCCCGAGACGGCCGACTTCGAGTCACTGGCCGCGGCAGTCGTCGAACGGCTCGATCGGTAGGTTCCCGAACTATCGCGAAGCCGTGGGAACAGGGCCGACCCCAACATTCATGTCTCGCGTGGCTACACGACCGGAAGTATACCAACGTCGTCATCGAGGTCGCAAACGAGTGTGACATCAACTACGACCACGACATCCTCCAGCCAGAGCGCATCACTGAACTGATCGATCGCGTCCGGGAGACCGACCGCGACGGCCACCGCTACCCCGTCGGGACGAGTTTCTCGGGTGGCGTGGTCCCGACGGACGACGTGATCGACGCGTCGGATCTCGTGCTCCTCCACGGCAACAGCGTCGACGATCCCGAGCGAATCCGGGGGATGGTCGCCGAAGTTAGGTCGTCACCGGCCTACGAACCGATGCCGATCGTCTTCAACGAGGACGATCACTTCCGTTTTGGCTCCGAGGAGCGTGTCATAGAAATATTCTCAGGGAAGGCAGCAGGGTGTTGGAACTGTGTCTACGAGCGCCAGCACCCTGCAAGACGTAACTTCGGTAGACGACTTCTTGAATGCGGCGGCTACCGAGACAGTACCGCTGTTCGAGCATCTTGAGTTCGAGTTTCTGCTGGAGTATGACGTGTTCGCCCCCTCGAAGCGGGGGCGAACACGAGTGCATCAGCCACCAGACCTCTTTCGCGGCTTTCTGCACTGCTACTACAAGGATGTCTACGGGACACGCCCGGTTGCACGAGAACTTCAGCACGGCCTCGTCTGGTACTATTGCGGACTCGACAAACCGCCATCAAGAGACACGGTTGATCGCTTTCTCACTGATCTCGAACACGTTATCGACGATGTCTTCGACAGTCTCGTCGAGCAGGCCGCCGCCCGCGGCCTGCTCGACTCCACGTACTCTATCGATTCGACACACGTTGAAGCGATTCAATACAACGATGCAGCGTCATGGAACTACGATCCAACGGCTGAGGAGTACTACTACGGCTTCGGCTGTACGATCGTCTCGACCGGCGCAAAGATCCCGATAGCAGCGGAGTTCACACAGGCCAAACAAGCAAACAAAGAGACGGCGATGCGCGTCACCCGTGACGCGCTCGCCGTCGATACACCGATCTGGATGCTTGGAGACAGCGCCTACGACATCCTCGATTGGCACGACCTCCTGCTGGCCGCAGGGGTCGTGCCAATCGCTCCGTACAATCCGCGAAACACCGACGACCCGAAAGACATCAAGTACAGAGTCGAAGACCGCATCAAGAAACATAGCGAGGACATCCGGCTGAAACAGTCCATCCTAGATGAGACGTACAACGACCGGACAGGAGTCGAACGAACCAACGATGCAGTCAAGGACTGCGGCCTCGGGCACGTCTGCGCCCGAGGCCGCGTCCACGCACGAACAGAAGTATTTCTTGCGCTGTGTCTCCGGATCGTCGTCGCCATCACCAACTACGAGCGAGGAAACGGACCGGGCTGTGAGAAGTTATGAGATGGATTCTATGACACGCTCTCCGAGAGCAACATGGTGGCCGCCCTCGAATCGGGGGCCTCCTGGGGGTACTTCGACCCCGGCGAGAACGACTACTGGCACGGCTACCAGTCACCGCCGGTCCGGTGGGACCCCAACACCGCCCGCAAGCGCGCCTTCTTCGCGTATCTCGACGGCGTGACCGACCCCGAGGGAGGGTATCCCCACGACTGACGACGCTGCCACGGCCAGCCACAATCACTATAGCGAAATACAGTTTATTCGTCCGATCCGGACGTTTTTATCGCTGTCCGAACCAAGCAATAGCGATGGCACCCGTGCCGAAACTCGCCGATCGAGCCGCGGAGTGTGCCGAGCGCCTTCGAGCGGCCGAGGAGGTGCTCCTGGCCTCGCACATCGACGCCGACGGGTTGACGAGTGCCGGGATCGCCGCGACGGCCCTCGAACGCGCGGGGATTCCGACGACGACCGTCTTCAAGAACCAGCTCGACGACGAGGAGATCGCCTCGATCGCGGCGCGAGACGTCCAGACCGTGTTGTTCACCGACTTCGGCAGTGGCCAACTCGACGCGATCACGAAGCACGAACAGCGGGGTGACTTCGAGCCGATCGTGGTGGATCACCACCAGCCGGCCGACGCCGAGACGCGCTATCACCTCAATCCGCTACTCGAAGGGATCGACGGCGCGTCCGAGCTCTCGGGGGCTGGGGCTAGTTATCTACTCGCACGCGCGTTGGAAGGTGACGAACAGGACAATCGGGACCTCGCGGCGCTCGCCGTGGTCGGTGCCGTCGGGGACATGCAGGCAGTCGGCGGTGAACTCGTCGGCGCGAACCGGGCGATAGTCGCGGACGGCATGGACGCGGGCGTGCTCGAAGAGGCGACCGACCTTGCCCTGTACGGCAAACAGACCCGGCCGCTGCCGAAACTCCTCGAATACGCGGATCAACCCCAGATTCCCGGGGTTTCAGGCGACGAAGCCGGCGCGATCGACTTCCTGGAATCGCTCGGGATCGAACTCGAAACGGAAGGCGAGTGGCGTCGATGGGTCGATCTCGCCGCCGCAGAGCGCCAGACAGTCGTCAGCGGGCTCGTCCAGCGCGGTGTCGAACGTGGCGTCCCGGCCGACCGGATCGAGTCGCTCGTCGGCACGACCTACACACTCTCAGCAGAGACGCAGGGCACGGAACTCCGGGACGCGAGCGAGTTCTCGACGCTGCTCAACGCGACAGCGCGGTACGAACGGGCCGACGTGGGTCTCGCCGTCTGTCTCGGCGATCGCGAGGAGGCCTTAGAACGCGCCCGTCGATTGCTCGCGAACCACCGACGGAATCTTTCGGAGGGCCTCGAATATGTCCGGGAAAATGGCGTCGAGTCGGGCGAGCACGTCCAGTGGTTCGATGCCGACGACGCCATCCGGGAGACGATCGTCGGGATCGTGGCCGGGATGGCGCTCGGCCTCCCCGGGGTTGAGCGCGACCGACCGATCGTCGCCTTCGCCCGGAAGTCCGAGGACGAGCGAAAGGTCTCAGCTCGTGGGACCGCCACGCTCGTCCGCCAGGGGCTGGATCTCTCGAGTGCGATCCACGCGGCCAGTGTCGCTGTCGGTGGTGACGGCGGCGGCCACGATATCGCTGCGGGCGCGACGATCCCGACGGATCGCCGAGAGGAGTTCATCGACCGGCTCGAGAGCGCTATCACCGAGCAACTGACCTGAGATCCTTGGACAGCGATGGATAATCCGCCAGTGAGCTGTCTGTCTGCCACAACATAAATCACATTACGCTATATCAAATACTGTGAGTCCCTGGCGCTGCGAACGGGGTAGCTGCGGACAAAGCAACGCTGTGAGTGTGGTTCGGCGATTCCGAAAGGAAAGCGGCATAAATGGCTGACTCGTTTCTACCAGTATGGGTCGAACCCATCCGATCCCCCACGCGAGACGAGCACAGCGTGGACGGGATCAAACGACGCCACCCCGCCGAAAGCGGCGGGCTCGACAGGCACGGGTTCACGATCGACGCTCCTTCTCACCGTCTCTCGGCTGTTGTCGCTGTTGGTGAGTCCGATCCGCGGCGGTTCGCACCGGTGACGAACGATTCGAACACAGCCCAGAGACATGACGACACATCACGAACCTGCGACGTCCGTACTCGAAACGATCGGCCGAACACCCCTCGTCGAACTCGATCGCGTCGACGGGGTGGAGCGATACGCGAAGTTGGAGACGTTCAACCCCGGCGGCAGCGTCAAAGA
Coding sequences within:
- the hemC gene encoding hydroxymethylbilane synthase, translated to MSSRATTFRLATRGSDLALRQTGAIRDALESRRHEVELLEVETTGDELRDELIHRLGKTGAFVHSLDERVRAGEADAAVHSLKDVPTEDREGLTVAAVPERAPANDVLVTPDGTELDDLPEGATVGTSSLRRRAQLLAERPDLDVQPLRGNVDTRVEKLLAPTLTAEYTARLEAKESEDTAEDGDDETKSTGRTFEQSFEEWFNGLAEIERSATERDVETEYDAIVLAEAGLDRLGLTHHLDYQALPDEQFVPAPGQGVVAVVTEEGETAETIRDLVDDARTRVEATVERTILETLGGGCVAPIGVRAQFRGRVVTTTARVLAPDGTEEITDRRSLPVESHPEAAREMGEDLAEEGAAELIERAREVAEDDE
- a CDS encoding uroporphyrinogen-III synthase produces the protein MTEDRPTAAVFRPDDERLARAVESLESLGVKPIADPMLAVEPTGNLPRTDADAVVFTSKTGAELVAGEWTPGDATVCAIGEPTADALRANGTEVDVVPETYSSTGLVETLGERVDGSRVEVARSDHGSDVLLDGLESAGAYVHETVLYRLVRPERAGESVELAADGGLDAALFTSSLTVEHFLAIATERGHRERVLDGLADAVVGAIGEPTRETASDHGIEVDVVPETADFESLAAAVVERLDR
- a CDS encoding IS5-like element ISHti8 family transposase, encoding MSTSASTLQDVTSVDDFLNAAATETVPLFEHLEFEFLLEYDVFAPSKRGRTRVHQPPDLFRGFLHCYYKDVYGTRPVARELQHGLVWYYCGLDKPPSRDTVDRFLTDLEHVIDDVFDSLVEQAAARGLLDSTYSIDSTHVEAIQYNDAASWNYDPTAEEYYYGFGCTIVSTGAKIPIAAEFTQAKQANKETAMRVTRDALAVDTPIWMLGDSAYDILDWHDLLLAAGVVPIAPYNPRNTDDPKDIKYRVEDRIKKHSEDIRLKQSILDETYNDRTGVERTNDAVKDCGLGHVCARGRVHARTEVFLALCLRIVVAITNYERGNGPGCEKL
- a CDS encoding DHHA1 domain-containing protein is translated as MAPVPKLADRAAECAERLRAAEEVLLASHIDADGLTSAGIAATALERAGIPTTTVFKNQLDDEEIASIAARDVQTVLFTDFGSGQLDAITKHEQRGDFEPIVVDHHQPADAETRYHLNPLLEGIDGASELSGAGASYLLARALEGDEQDNRDLAALAVVGAVGDMQAVGGELVGANRAIVADGMDAGVLEEATDLALYGKQTRPLPKLLEYADQPQIPGVSGDEAGAIDFLESLGIELETEGEWRRWVDLAAAERQTVVSGLVQRGVERGVPADRIESLVGTTYTLSAETQGTELRDASEFSTLLNATARYERADVGLAVCLGDREEALERARRLLANHRRNLSEGLEYVRENGVESGEHVQWFDADDAIRETIVGIVAGMALGLPGVERDRPIVAFARKSEDERKVSARGTATLVRQGLDLSSAIHAASVAVGGDGGGHDIAAGATIPTDRREEFIDRLESAITEQLT